A window of the Chanodichthys erythropterus isolate Z2021 chromosome 21, ASM2448905v1, whole genome shotgun sequence genome harbors these coding sequences:
- the cfap20dc gene encoding uncharacterized protein C3orf67 homolog isoform X2, producing the protein MFRNDYQGGLTVDIFSAHGKDPVAKWKLYGRKPSITKVFDKEVKGFVYSLEGSSQTHKMQLPKDSKMALGLIQKFLILQVNVPLGKDFSTEFLVTDEEHLKRRLYLSTVHKELSATPLHARIPLASLIRNTWCNLCIDLDSLTTEIFRGKRFLSLDGIIISACCKLRRIFTMKNEPADCMDGGLEIRNGPKEEIPRNCQFPSEVQHVIQLVNMKTLGQTDLKGGPANSDTEETGGIKASITRGPTPRDSSHIAFGSKVIGPPPLTARKSSTSVNRKEERSKSELSLNIPSGRAENVQPRPPLERPSVERMGSRRPQRIQNARREKSNTGDFIKVYYIPPFKCLGLL; encoded by the exons ATGTTCAGGAACGATTATCAG ggtgGTCTCACTGTTGACATCTTCAGTGCACATGGAAAAGATCCTGTGGCAAAATGGAAACTATATGGCAGGAAACCTTCAATAACTAAA GTGTTTGATAAAGAAGTGAAGGGCTTTGTATACAGTCTCGAAGGCAGCAGTCAAACACACAAGATGCAGTTACCTAAGGATAGCAAGATGGCAC TTGGTCTGATTCAGAAGTTTCTGATTCTACAGGTCAACGTTCCTCTGGGAAAAGACTTTTCCACTGAGTTTCT AGTGACTGATGAAGAGCACCTAAAGAGGAGACTCTACTTGTCGACCGTTCATAAAGAGCTGTCAGCAACCCCTTTACATGCGAGAATACCTCTAGCGTCCCTCATACGCAATACT TGGTGTAATCTGTGTATCGATCTGGACTCCCTCACCACTGAGATTTTCAGAGGGAAGCGCTTCCTGTCTCTGGATGGCATCATCATCTCCGCCTGCTGTAAGCTCCGCCGCATCTTCACGATGAAGAATGAACCAGCAGACTGCATGGATGGAG GTTTAGAAATAAGAAATGGTCCAAAAGAAGAGATTCCCAGAAACTGCCAGTTTCCTAGTGAAGTTCAGCATGTTATCCAGCTGGTGAATATGAAGACGCTGGGACAGACTGATTTAAAGGGTGGACCTGCAAATTCAGATACTG AAGAGACAGGTGGCATCAAGGCATCCATCACAAGGGGTCCTACACCCCGGGACTCCTCCCATATTGCTTTTGGGTCAAAAGTTATCGGACCTCCTCCGCTCACCGCCAGGAAGAGCAGCACATCTgtaaacaggaaagaagaaagATCTAAGTCTGAATTGAGCCTCAACATACCATCAG GCCGAGCTGAAAATGTACAGCCACGACCACCACTTGAAAGGCCTTCTGTTGAGAGAATGGGCTCAAGGAGACCACAGCGAATCCAGAATGCAAGGAGAGAAAAATCAAACACGGGTGACtttattaaagtatattatataccaccattcaaatgtttggggttgttgtga